One genomic segment of Acanthopagrus latus isolate v.2019 chromosome 14, fAcaLat1.1, whole genome shotgun sequence includes these proteins:
- the gramd4a gene encoding GRAM domain-containing protein 4 isoform X3, whose translation MGFRKLEDCTFDSFELLYNGAVDKIKSHKSNLNLKEELRKLREETNVDSLRQELERERSKRIDLEQKMNEVLKTRLEDSPPQPPRKQQSPSNNGTADKQQKEVWSSRLQKWLYERFGVYIEDFRFQPEESTVEAEEPLSAKRLTENMRRLKRGARPVTNFLRNLSALSNWHSVYTSAIAFIIYMNAAWHGWAIPMLLFLAILRLSLNYLIARGWRIQWSIVPEVSEPMEPPKEDLTVSEKFQLVLDVAQKAQNLFGKMADVLEKIKNLFMWVQPESTRKLYICLWVAFITSCVLPYKLMGFMIGLYAGIKFFIIDFLFKSCPKLRDKYDTPYIVWNSLPTDPQLKERTNATVSRRVQPVVSRSSLATVPCGVSREEEAGRSHSTKKGAFHEIFNLQESERPLAVCENGWRCCLINRDRKMPTDYIRNGVLYVTENYLCFESSSSRSSSSKKNKVIKLVDITDIQKYKVLSVLPGSGMGISIATPSTQKPLVFGAMIHRDEAFEAIFTQYMKIMTTTKPPASAEL comes from the exons ATGGGTTTTCGCAAACTTGAGGACTGCACCTTTGACAGCTTTGAGCTGCTTTACAATGGAGCTGTCGATAAGATCAAAAGCCACAAAAGTAACCTCAACCTCA AGGAGGAGTTGAGGAAGCTGCGGGAAGAGACCAATGTGGACTCCCTGCggcaggagctggagagagagcgaAGCAAGAGGATAGACCTGGAGCAGAAGATGAATGAGGTGCTCAAAACCAG GCTGGAGGACTCTCCGCCACAGCCTCCCCGGAAACAGCAGTCGCCCTCAAACAATGGAACAG CAGATAAACAGCAGAAGGAGGTCTGGAGTTCACGGCTGCAGAAGTGGTTGTACGAACGCTTTGGGGTTTACATCGAGGACTTTCGCTTCCAGCCAGAGGAGAGCACCGTGGAAGCCGAGGAACCACTAAGTGCTAAGAG GTTAACAGAAAATATGAGGCGACTCA AGCGAGGAGCCAGACCTGTCACCAACTTCTTAAGGAACCTCTCCGCCTTATCTAATTGGCACTCTGTCTACACCTCAGCTATTGCCTTCATT ATCTACATGAATGCTGCTTGGCATGGCTGGGCCATTCCCATGTTACTCTTCCTGGCTATCCTGCGCTTGTCCTTAAATTACCTCATTGCCAG AGGTTGGAGGATCCAGTGGAGCATTGTGCCTGAGGTCTCTGAACCCATG GAGCCTCCAAAGGAAGACCTGACTGTGTCCGAGAAGTTCCAGCTTGTACTTGACGTTGCACAAAAAGCACAG AACCTGTTTGGAAAGATGGCAGATGTTTTGGAGAAGATAAAAAA CTTGTTCATGTGGGTGCAGCCCGAGAGCACCCGGAAACTCTACATCTGCCTGTGGGTGGCTTTCATCACCTCCTGCGTCCTGCCATACAAACTAATGGGCTTCATGATCG gCCTGTATGCCGGTATCAAGTTTTTCATTATAGACTTCCTGTTTAAGAGCTGTCCGAAGCTGCGGGACAAGTACGACACACCCTACATCGTATGGAACAGCCTGCCCACAGACCCTCAACTCAAAGAGCGGACCAATGCCACTGTGTCCCGAAGG GTTCAGCCGGTGGTTTCTCGGAGCAGCCTCGCCACCGTCCCCTGTGGggtgagcagggaggaggaggcgggtcGCTCCCACAGCACCAAGAAGGGAGCCTTTCACGAGATCTTCAACCTGCAGGAGTCAGAGCGCCCTCTGGCGG tgtgtgagaATGGCTGGAGGTGCTGCCTCATAAACAGGGACAGGAAGATGCCGACAGACTACATCAGGAACGGAGTGCTCTACGTCACAGAGAA TTACCTGTGCTTTGAGAGCTCCAGCTCCAGATCCAGCTCCTCCAAGAAGAATAAGGTTATCAAGCTGGTGGACATCACTGACATACAGAAG TACAAAGTACTGTCAGTCCTACCAGGAAGTGGGATGGGCATCTCTATAGCCACTCCTTCCACTCAGAAG CCATTGGTCTTCGGTGCCATGATCCACAGAGACGAGGCTTTCGAAGCCATCTTCACCCAGTACATGAAGATCATGACCACCACCAAACCACCGGCCAGCGCAGAACTCTAG